The Brevibacterium atlanticum genome segment GTTTCGCGTTGTTCGAAACCGAACGCCTCGCCGTCGAGCCCCTCTCGGCGGCCTTGAATATGTCGAAATGAGGACCCACTCATGACAACTGAACACGCTGAATCCGTCCCCGGGGGGAAGAAGCCCTCGCGCCGAGAGCGGAAGGCGATGAAGAAGCGGCTCAAAGAAGAGCACTGCATCGTCGTCGAAACCAAGTCGATCCGCACCGCCATCGGCGGCACCACGGTCGGCAACTTCATGGAGTGGTTCGATTTCGGTGTCTACGGCTACCTGGCCGTGACCATGACCTCGGTGTTCACCGAGGGTATGGACCGGCAGATGGGTCTGCTCGTCACCCTGCTCGGCTTCGCCGTCTCGTTCCTCGTCCGCCCGCTCGGCGGCATGGTGCTCGGACCGCTCGGTGACAAGATCGGCCGCCAGAAGGTGCTGTTCTTCACGATGGCCACGATGGCCACCGCCACCGCCCTCATCGGCGTTCTGCCGACCGCAGCCCAGGTCGGGCTGTGGGTCATCGTCCCGCTCTACCTGCTCAAGATGATCCAGGGCTTCTCCACCGGCGGCGAGTACGCCGGTGCCACCACCTACGTCTCGGAGTTCGCGCCCGACAAGTCGCGCGGCTACTGGGCCTCCTGGCTCGATGTCGGCTCCTATCTCGGCTTCGCAGCCGGTGCGGGAACCGTCGCGATCACCACCGTGATCAGCACGGGCATCGCAGGAGAGAACGCGATGCTCGACGGCGGCTGGAGGATCCCGTTCCTCATCGCCATTCCGCTCGGTGCCGTCGCCATCTGGTTCCGTCTGAAGATCCCCGAGACTCCGAGCTTCGAAGCGAACGAGGACGCCGGTCTCATCACGAAGGACAAGGACGACCAGTACGCCCGTCACGGGCTCATCGGCGTCGTCCGTCACTTCTGGAAGGAGATCCTGCTCGGCATCGCGATCGTCGCCGGTTCGCAGACGGTCGGCTACGCGCTCACGAGCTTCATGCCCACCTACCTCGAGGAGACGGTCAAGGTCTCGAACATCCAGGCCGCCGTCGTCACCATCCCGGTGCTCGTCATCATGTCGCTGTGCCTGCCGCTCATCGGCAAGCTCTCGGACAAGATGGGCCGCAAGTTCGTCTTCATGATCGCCGCCGGTGCCACGATCGTGCTCATCATTCCGGCCTTCGCGGTCATGCAGCTCGGCACGATGACCACCGTGACGATCGCGCTGTTCATGGTCGCGATTCCGGCGGGGTTCTATATCGCCTGCCTGGCCTCGACGCTGCCGGCGCTGTTCCCGACGGCTTCGCGCTACGGTGCGATGGGTCTGACGTTCAACCTCGGTGTGTCTCTGTTCGGCGGCACGACCCCGCTGTTCGCTCAGGCGCTCATCGATCTCACGGGCAACTCGTACATGCCGGCGTTCTACATCATGTTCTTCTCCGTGATCGCCTTCGTGGCCGTGTGCTTCATCAAGGAGTCCGCGCGTCGCCCGCTGCTCGGGTCCTTCCCGACGGTGGAGACGAAGGAGGAGGCCGTCGCGCTCGTGGCCGGTCAGGACGACAATCCCGACCTCGACCCCGATACGATGCCCATCCCGGTCATCCACGAAGTCGCGAAGTGATCCGGCGCCGAGGCGGTTCGACCGACAGATCGCCAGTCGGCTGAACCGCTCCGGCAGCTGAGCGGAAGTTCATCGGCCGGCGTCCCTGCAGGGACGCCGGCCCTTGTCGTCTGGTCCGGCTGCGCTTGGCCGTCTTCGCTGCCGGACGCCGGCGAGCTCAGGAGACGCTGAGCTCAGGAGCTGCCGCGTCTGAAGAAGTAGAGGTTGCCGGTGACGAGCTCGGCGGCAGCGTCGGCCTCCTCTGACTCGATGAGGTCGATGATGCGCGGCAGCTCTCGGGCCGAATCGACGGCGATGTCATCGATCTGCTTCCGGACATTGAACAGTCGCGACTGGTCGCGCAGTCGCAAACTGATCTCGGCTGCCCTGCGGCCGAGGCCGTACTCGAGCAGCGCCTCGTGGAACCTGCGGTCGCGTGTGTAGAACTCGGGCACATCGCCGGACTCAGCCGCGACGATCGTGGCCTCAGCATGCTCGCGCAGCCGAGAGAGCGCCTCAGTGATGGTGACTCCGGGAGCCACCTCGGCGCTCCCCGCGGCAGCCAGCTCGCACAGATTCCGCACGGCGGGGACGGCGAGGAGCACACGGATGCGGATGATCTCCTCGAGGTCGTCCTCGGTGATCGGGACGAGTCGGAAGCCGCGGTTCGGGACTGCTTCGACCGTCCCCTCGGTGACGAGCGACATCATCGCCTCACGCACCGGGCTGAGCGACATGCCGAGTTCCTTGGCCAGGCCCGCTGCGGAGTAGATCCGGTCCTCGGCGAGGTCGCCGGCGGTGATGGCGTCGCGGATGATCGCCAGCGCGTGCTCGCGCAGCGACTGTGCCTGGGGCCGTGCACGGTCCACGTCGACTCCCCCTCCACATCGAAGAACTGTCTGAAACCTATTGACAGCATAACCGCGCAGACGCACGATGGAACCAGGTAATCGGTAATCGATTACCTCACAATGAATCGGTCGGTGCGGCGGCGCAGGTAGGTGCCGCAGCGTCACTGCGCGGCGAATCTGCACAGCTCCGCGGAGCCGACCGACGACGTTCCTGCAATGGAGGAGGAACCCATGTCAGACGACCCGCTGCTCCAGCCCTTCGAACTCGGCAGCCTCACGCTGCGCAATCGCATCGTCTCGACCTCGCACGAACCCGCGTACACCGAGCTCGGCATGCCCAAGGACCGCTACCGGCTCTATCACCGGGAGAAGGCTCGCGGCGGGGTCGGCCTGACGATGATCGGCGGTTCGGGCATCGTGTCGCGGGATTCGCCCGCGGCCTTCGGCAACATCGACCTGTCCACCGACGAGGTCGTGCCCTGGTTGGCAACACTCGCGCAGGACTGCCATGACGAAGGCGCGGCCGTGATGATCCAGGCGACCCACCTGGGTCACCGGTCCTCGAACTTCGCCGGGGACTGGCTGCCGCTGGTCTCGGCCTCACGGACCCGGGAGGCCGCCCACCGATCGTTTACGAAGGCGCTCGAGGACTTCGACATGGACCGCATCGTCGCCGACTTCGCAGCCGCTGCCTCCAGGGTCGCCGAGGCCGGCCTCGACGGGCTCGAGATCATGCATGCCGGCCACCTTATCGACTCCTTCCTCGCTCCCTGGCTCAATGACCGCGACGATGAGTACTCCGGAGAGCTGGAGAACCTCATCCGCTTCCCCCTGCGCATCATCGACGCCGTGAAAGCGGCGGCGCCGGCCGACTTCCTCGTGGGCATCCGCATGGCCGTCGACGAACGTCGCGAGGACGGCATGCGCGAGGACCGTGCCGTCGACATCCTCGAGACCTACACCGCCCACGGCATCGACTTCCTCAACCTCAACGTCGGCATGATCAACTCCGACCGCGAACTCGCCGCGGCGATCCCCGGCATGGGCACCCCCTCGGCGCCCTGGCTCGAGACCTGCCGTCGCATCCGCAAGGCCATCGACATCCCCGTCCTCCACGCCGCCCGCATCGCCGATGTGCCCACCGCCCGATACGCGATCGAGGATCAGTGCCTCGACCTCGTCGGGATGACCCGCGCACAGCTGGCCGACCCGCACCTCGTACGCAAGATCAGCGAGCACCGTGAAGAGGACATCCGCCCCTGCGTGGGCGCGAACATGTGCCTCGACTCGATCTACACCTCCGGCTCAGCCACCTGCATCCACAATCCCGCCAGCGGCCGCGAAGCCGACCTCCCGCAGGAGATCCCCCACGACGTCGCCTCCGACCCCAAGCACATCGTCATCGTCGGCGCCGGCCCCGCCGGGCTCGAAGCCGCCCGCGTCGCCGCCGTCCGCGGACACCGCGTGACCCTGCTCGAGGCCGATGACGCCCCCGGCGGTCAGGTCCGCATCGCCGCCCGATCCCAGCGCAGGCGTGACCTCATCGGCATCATCGACTGGCGCGTCCAGCAGTGCGCCAAGCACGGCGTCGACCTGAGACTGAATACCTTCGCAGAGGCGGCCGACATCCTCGCACTCGACCCCGACGTCGTCATCGTCGCCACCGGAGGAGTTCCCGACGCCGGGTATCCGTTCCGCGAGCAGGGGCCGAGCTTCGACGTCTGGGACGTCATGGACGACCGGCTGAAGTCGAAGCAGCGGGTTCTCGTCTTCGACGATCACGGTTTCTACCCCGCCCTCGACGCCGTCGAACGCCTGGCTCGGGGCGGCGGGCAGGTCACCTATGTCAGCCCAGAACGCACGATCGGCGTCGATGTGGGGTCGATGAATTCCCCGGCCTATCTCCAGGTGTTCTCCGAATTCGGAGTCGAGGTCCGCCTCGGCGAACGTCTGAGCGCGAAGCCGCGGATCCAGGGACACGAGATCGTCGCGGATCTGCGCAACGATTATTCGGATCGGGAGACCGAGATCGTCACCGATGCGGTGGTCGTCGACTTCGGGACGACGCCGAACGATGAGGTCTACTTCGCGCTCAAGCCGTTCTCGTCCAATCATGGGGCGACCGATCTCGACGCATGGGTGCACGGCCGACCGCAGCCGGACCTCCCAGCGTCCATTGGCACTCAGGCAGGTGCCGCAGCGGGTGCGGAGCCGACGACGACTTCCCCCGTCACCGAGGCGGACGCATCGTTCGCGCTCTATCGGATCGGGGACGCGGTCGCCTCCCGCAATGTCCATGCGGCCGTGCTCGAGGGGCTGCGGGTGGGGATGGGCCTGTGGGGCCGACACTGTGAGTCCGACACGCAGCCGGGTGCGTCCCGGAGGCAACTCATGTTGCGAATAGACTGACCGGTGTAATCCGAGTCACACTTCGAGGGAGCGCGCGTGGGAAAGTACATCCTCAGACGCGTGCTGCTGATGATCCCCATCGTCCTCGGGGTCGCGACTCTCTCATTCATTCTCATGAAGCTCGCACCGGGTGATCCGGCGGCCGCCTACCTCGGCGACAAAGCCACTCCGGAGACCGTCGCTCGCCTGCATCGCGCCTGGGGTCTCGACCAGCCGATGATCATCCAGTACTTCCAGTTCCTCGGCGGACTGGTCGTCGGTGACTTCGGCCGCTCCTTCCTCTTCCAGACCACGGTCCTCGAACTGCTCAAGCTGCGGATGCCCGCGACGCTGATGCTCATGCTCGTCTCGCTGATCTTCGCCGTGATCATCTCGGTGCCGCTGTCGCTGTGGGTCGCCGCCACGAAGTCATCCGCCTCGGCGATCGTGTCCCGGGTCTTCACGGCCACGGTCCAGGGCATGCCGGCGTTCTTCGTCGGCACCCTCCTCATCCTCGTCCTGGGAGTGAATACGGGATTGTTCCCGGTCGGCGGATACGGCAGCAGCCTCGGCGAGCATCTCTACTCCCTCGTCCTGCCCGGGATCTCCGTGGCCCTGACCATCTGCCCGGTGCTCATCCGCAGCCTCACGGCCGCGTTGAGCGATTCGATGTCGGCCGAGTACACGAACTTCGCCGCTTCGAAGGGGTTGAGCAGGTCAAAGATCGTGCGCAACTATGCGTTCCGCAACGCCGGGATCACGGGGATCTCGATCCTCGGCATCCAGGTCGGCCACCTCGTCGGGGGTGCCCTCGTCGTCGAGAACGTGTTCGCGATCCCCGGTGTGGGTTCGCTCCTCATGGAAGCCGTCCTCGCCCGTGACTACAACGTCGTCCAGGCGCTCACGGTGATCTTCGGCGTGCTCGTCGTCGCCGTCTACCTGCTCACCGACATCGTCTACAGCATCGTCGACCCGCGCGTGCGATTGGGGGCGTGATGAGTGCTCCGATGACGTCTGGTCCCGGTTCGGCCGGGGCGCCCGGCCCGTCCGGGAAGCCGCCGCGGACCCGGGGCGGGACTGCCGCGCGCGCCACCCCGAGTGCACGATTCACGCTGCCTCTGCCAGGCTTTCTCCGGCGTCACAATCTCCAGCTGTGGACCGGCGTCGTCATCCTCGCAGCGATGGTCCTGGTGCTGGCCGTCGGTCCCCTCTTCGTCACGGAGGACCCCAACCGGCAGGATCTGCTCAACGCCTTCGGGCCGTCGTCGGCGGCGCATCCCATGGGCACCGATCAGCTCGGGCGGGACATCCTCTCCCGCTTCCTCCACGGCGGACGCGTCGACCTCATCGTCGCCGTGGTCGCCGTGATCGTGCCGTTCCTCCTCGGCACAGTTCTGGGTTCGCTGGCCGGTTACTTCGGTCGCTGGGTCGATGTGGTCATCATGCGCTTGGCCGACATCGTCTCCGCGTTCCCTTTCTACGTCCTCGTCATCGTCCTTGTCTTCGTCATGGGCAACGGCATGGCCAGCATCTTCGTGGCCATCAGCGCCGTGTCCTGGGTCGCCTATGCCCGGATCGTCCGCGGCGAGGTCCTCGTCCTGCGTGAAGAGGAGTTCAT includes the following:
- a CDS encoding MFS transporter, whose protein sequence is MTTEHAESVPGGKKPSRRERKAMKKRLKEEHCIVVETKSIRTAIGGTTVGNFMEWFDFGVYGYLAVTMTSVFTEGMDRQMGLLVTLLGFAVSFLVRPLGGMVLGPLGDKIGRQKVLFFTMATMATATALIGVLPTAAQVGLWVIVPLYLLKMIQGFSTGGEYAGATTYVSEFAPDKSRGYWASWLDVGSYLGFAAGAGTVAITTVISTGIAGENAMLDGGWRIPFLIAIPLGAVAIWFRLKIPETPSFEANEDAGLITKDKDDQYARHGLIGVVRHFWKEILLGIAIVAGSQTVGYALTSFMPTYLEETVKVSNIQAAVVTIPVLVIMSLCLPLIGKLSDKMGRKFVFMIAAGATIVLIIPAFAVMQLGTMTTVTIALFMVAIPAGFYIACLASTLPALFPTASRYGAMGLTFNLGVSLFGGTTPLFAQALIDLTGNSYMPAFYIMFFSVIAFVAVCFIKESARRPLLGSFPTVETKEEAVALVAGQDDNPDLDPDTMPIPVIHEVAK
- a CDS encoding GntR family transcriptional regulator, which translates into the protein MDRARPQAQSLREHALAIIRDAITAGDLAEDRIYSAAGLAKELGMSLSPVREAMMSLVTEGTVEAVPNRGFRLVPITEDDLEEIIRIRVLLAVPAVRNLCELAAAGSAEVAPGVTITEALSRLREHAEATIVAAESGDVPEFYTRDRRFHEALLEYGLGRRAAEISLRLRDQSRLFNVRKQIDDIAVDSARELPRIIDLIESEEADAAAELVTGNLYFFRRGSS
- a CDS encoding oxidoreductase; its protein translation is MSDDPLLQPFELGSLTLRNRIVSTSHEPAYTELGMPKDRYRLYHREKARGGVGLTMIGGSGIVSRDSPAAFGNIDLSTDEVVPWLATLAQDCHDEGAAVMIQATHLGHRSSNFAGDWLPLVSASRTREAAHRSFTKALEDFDMDRIVADFAAAASRVAEAGLDGLEIMHAGHLIDSFLAPWLNDRDDEYSGELENLIRFPLRIIDAVKAAAPADFLVGIRMAVDERREDGMREDRAVDILETYTAHGIDFLNLNVGMINSDRELAAAIPGMGTPSAPWLETCRRIRKAIDIPVLHAARIADVPTARYAIEDQCLDLVGMTRAQLADPHLVRKISEHREEDIRPCVGANMCLDSIYTSGSATCIHNPASGREADLPQEIPHDVASDPKHIVIVGAGPAGLEAARVAAVRGHRVTLLEADDAPGGQVRIAARSQRRRDLIGIIDWRVQQCAKHGVDLRLNTFAEAADILALDPDVVIVATGGVPDAGYPFREQGPSFDVWDVMDDRLKSKQRVLVFDDHGFYPALDAVERLARGGGQVTYVSPERTIGVDVGSMNSPAYLQVFSEFGVEVRLGERLSAKPRIQGHEIVADLRNDYSDRETEIVTDAVVVDFGTTPNDEVYFALKPFSSNHGATDLDAWVHGRPQPDLPASIGTQAGAAAGAEPTTTSPVTEADASFALYRIGDAVASRNVHAAVLEGLRVGMGLWGRHCESDTQPGASRRQLMLRID
- a CDS encoding ABC transporter permease encodes the protein MGKYILRRVLLMIPIVLGVATLSFILMKLAPGDPAAAYLGDKATPETVARLHRAWGLDQPMIIQYFQFLGGLVVGDFGRSFLFQTTVLELLKLRMPATLMLMLVSLIFAVIISVPLSLWVAATKSSASAIVSRVFTATVQGMPAFFVGTLLILVLGVNTGLFPVGGYGSSLGEHLYSLVLPGISVALTICPVLIRSLTAALSDSMSAEYTNFAASKGLSRSKIVRNYAFRNAGITGISILGIQVGHLVGGALVVENVFAIPGVGSLLMEAVLARDYNVVQALTVIFGVLVVAVYLLTDIVYSIVDPRVRLGA
- a CDS encoding ABC transporter permease, whose amino-acid sequence is MTSGPGSAGAPGPSGKPPRTRGGTAARATPSARFTLPLPGFLRRHNLQLWTGVVILAAMVLVLAVGPLFVTEDPNRQDLLNAFGPSSAAHPMGTDQLGRDILSRFLHGGRVDLIVAVVAVIVPFLLGTVLGSLAGYFGRWVDVVIMRLADIVSAFPFYVLVIVLVFVMGNGMASIFVAISAVSWVAYARIVRGEVLVLREEEFISACRASGLTTLRILARHVIPNTASQGIIYAMSDIVLNIGVVVTLSFFGLGIVPPTADWGQMMNDGQQYMGSGNYGLILWPGFAVVLVSFALALIGDGLTNILKPKR